A window of Streptomyces sp. SAI-127 contains these coding sequences:
- a CDS encoding DUF4185 domain-containing protein, translating into MPEDPRARQRTGTGVGLLLALVLGAVLITALPDGDGRDAGDCTPRTVGSWSADDRLTAEFARYGDDATRGDDWTGGDGTHSVRLPDGRLLWLFSDTYLGQVYGPPNPFGESHAWRDTTAPLVRNSAVLMRDGRLETTLPAPLFPDPGPNQWRWPVAARVEPRSPGSDEQVVRVLLWVRTAGQYPWVYGVPTATEVATLSLPDLRVESITKVLDGQQIEDPSRRVLFGTTLVEDGEWTYVFGGDDGQAASRSASSAYVARVPEGGLAEAGAWEYWDGSAWTTGARPRPVLGDGRRTGVGSAFSVVRQNGTYVLFTMAAGTKGLAAVTSYWACSPTGPWHGPEKDFAPPLPPGQVAAYNPQAHLELSGGGRLVLSYDVNWLETAAASAQLNRNVSLYRPRFVTLRLTPTR; encoded by the coding sequence GTGCCCGAGGACCCACGAGCACGACAGCGAACGGGCACCGGCGTCGGTCTGCTGCTGGCGCTGGTGCTCGGAGCCGTGCTGATCACCGCTCTTCCGGACGGCGACGGGCGGGACGCCGGCGACTGCACACCGCGCACCGTCGGCTCCTGGTCGGCGGACGACCGGCTCACCGCCGAGTTCGCCCGCTACGGCGACGACGCCACCCGCGGCGACGACTGGACCGGCGGTGACGGCACCCACTCGGTGCGGCTGCCCGACGGACGGCTGCTGTGGCTGTTCTCCGACACCTATCTCGGCCAGGTGTACGGACCGCCCAACCCGTTCGGCGAGTCGCACGCCTGGCGCGACACCACCGCTCCCCTGGTGCGCAACTCGGCGGTGCTGATGCGCGACGGCCGCCTGGAGACCACCCTCCCCGCGCCCCTGTTCCCGGACCCCGGCCCGAACCAGTGGCGCTGGCCGGTCGCGGCCCGCGTCGAACCCCGTTCCCCCGGCTCGGACGAACAGGTCGTCCGGGTCCTGCTGTGGGTGCGCACAGCCGGCCAGTACCCCTGGGTCTACGGCGTCCCGACCGCCACCGAGGTCGCCACGCTCTCGTTGCCCGACCTGCGCGTCGAGTCGATCACGAAGGTCCTCGACGGGCAGCAGATCGAGGACCCGTCCCGGCGGGTGCTGTTCGGCACGACGCTGGTCGAGGACGGCGAGTGGACGTACGTCTTCGGGGGCGACGACGGCCAGGCCGCGTCCCGTTCCGCGTCGTCGGCGTATGTGGCCCGGGTGCCGGAAGGCGGGCTCGCGGAGGCGGGCGCCTGGGAGTACTGGGACGGCTCGGCGTGGACGACCGGCGCCCGCCCGCGCCCGGTGCTCGGGGACGGACGGCGCACCGGGGTGGGCAGCGCCTTCTCCGTCGTACGGCAGAACGGAACGTACGTGCTGTTCACCATGGCCGCGGGGACCAAGGGGCTCGCCGCCGTGACCTCGTACTGGGCCTGCTCCCCCACCGGACCGTGGCACGGTCCGGAGAAGGACTTCGCCCCGCCCCTGCCCCCGGGCCAGGTCGCCGCCTACAACCCGCAGGCGCACCTCGAACTCAGCGGCGGGGGACGGCTGGTGCTCAGCTACGACGTCAACTGGCTGGAGACGGCGGCCGCTTCGGCGCAGCTCAACCGGAACGTGTCGCTGTACCGACCGAGGTTCGTGACGCTGCGGCTGACTCCGACGCGCTGA
- a CDS encoding sialidase family protein: MPSSRARPRSFLTAVSTTAALLALPSPAEAQPPSAAPGFEQQILFKADRDPGYACFRIPAIVRTTGGTLLAFAEGRVLNCGDAGDIDIVLKRSTDGGRTWGPLQVVSEGAGDTHGNPAPVVDRGTGRILLAETYNTGRTDSGNCRVPCDRVPHLQYSDDDGLTWSASRDLSEEILPPRWNSWYATGPVHGVQLSHGHHAGRLVFGVNAETWDGSRITDGHAALVVSDDGGEHWRVGATDSWRVAADGTFRQKPSEVTLTERTDGSLLVSGREQEGSDLGHRTQAVSLDGGDSFDSPFRALPDLYAPQVQCATLDLGERILLSCPGDPDRRRTMMIRSSYDGGRTWDPLDRGTVVTTDWSGYSDLAQVDESTVGLLYEGGAVDARDEIRFARFTEDRLTPRRGPDPTTPDLAPLAPGAAVLGGARETAGVIGGALEFDGADDAVRLPYRGELPLGTEDFTASLWFRYTATTGQQPMLWMGGAGMGQPQVWLRGEPASGRVRGLITVRAGARTLRTAWVSTSGAYNDGRWHHLALRRGGDRLTLFVDGTATETPDVSGSVSRDSPFGVHIGQRMDGRAHFTGAIDDVRVWDRALTDEEITGSDAVAGDTVLWLPMDQVSDSR, from the coding sequence GTGCCGTCGAGTCGCGCACGTCCGAGATCCTTCCTGACCGCCGTGTCCACCACCGCCGCGCTGCTCGCCCTTCCGAGCCCGGCTGAGGCCCAACCACCGTCCGCCGCACCGGGGTTCGAGCAGCAGATCCTCTTCAAGGCGGACCGGGACCCCGGTTACGCCTGCTTCCGCATCCCGGCGATCGTCCGGACCACCGGCGGCACCCTTCTCGCGTTCGCCGAGGGCCGGGTCCTCAACTGCGGGGACGCCGGTGACATCGACATCGTCCTCAAGCGCTCCACGGACGGCGGCCGCACCTGGGGCCCGCTCCAGGTGGTCAGCGAGGGCGCGGGCGACACCCACGGCAACCCGGCCCCGGTCGTGGACCGCGGGACGGGCCGGATCCTGCTGGCCGAGACGTACAACACGGGCCGTACGGACAGCGGGAATTGCCGGGTGCCCTGCGACCGCGTCCCCCACCTCCAGTACAGCGACGACGACGGCCTCACCTGGTCCGCGTCCCGCGACCTGAGCGAGGAGATCCTGCCCCCGCGGTGGAACTCCTGGTACGCCACGGGCCCCGTGCACGGCGTCCAGCTGAGCCACGGGCACCACGCCGGGCGGCTGGTGTTCGGGGTCAACGCCGAGACGTGGGACGGCAGTCGGATCACCGACGGTCACGCGGCGCTCGTCGTGAGCGACGACGGAGGTGAGCACTGGAGGGTCGGCGCCACCGACTCCTGGCGGGTCGCCGCCGACGGCACCTTCCGGCAGAAGCCCTCCGAGGTGACGCTCACCGAGCGCACCGACGGCTCCCTCCTCGTCAGCGGCCGCGAACAGGAGGGCAGCGACCTCGGCCACCGCACCCAGGCCGTCAGCCTCGACGGCGGTGACAGCTTCGACTCGCCGTTCCGGGCCCTCCCGGACCTGTACGCACCGCAGGTGCAGTGCGCCACCCTCGACCTCGGCGAGCGCATCCTGCTGTCCTGCCCGGGGGACCCGGACCGCCGTCGCACGATGATGATCCGCTCCTCCTACGACGGCGGCCGCACCTGGGACCCCCTCGACCGCGGCACGGTCGTCACCACGGACTGGTCCGGCTACTCCGACCTGGCACAGGTCGACGAGAGCACGGTGGGCCTGCTGTACGAGGGCGGGGCGGTCGACGCGCGCGACGAGATCCGCTTCGCCCGCTTCACCGAGGACCGGCTGACCCCGCGCCGCGGCCCCGACCCGACCACCCCCGACCTCGCTCCCCTCGCCCCGGGCGCGGCGGTTCTCGGCGGCGCCCGCGAGACGGCCGGGGTCATCGGCGGCGCCCTGGAGTTCGACGGCGCCGACGACGCCGTACGTCTGCCCTATCGCGGGGAACTCCCGCTCGGTACCGAGGACTTCACCGCCTCCCTGTGGTTCCGGTACACGGCCACGACCGGGCAGCAGCCGATGCTGTGGATGGGCGGTGCCGGCATGGGGCAGCCGCAGGTCTGGCTGCGCGGGGAGCCCGCGAGCGGTCGGGTGCGCGGGCTGATCACCGTGCGGGCGGGCGCGAGGACCCTGCGTACGGCGTGGGTGAGCACGAGCGGCGCGTACAACGACGGGCGGTGGCATCATCTGGCCCTGCGCCGGGGCGGCGACCGGCTCACGCTCTTCGTCGACGGTACGGCGACCGAAACTCCGGACGTGTCCGGCTCGGTCAGCCGCGACTCGCCGTTCGGCGTGCACATCGGGCAGCGCATGGACGGCCGGGCCCACTTCACCGGCGCGATCGACGACGTCCGGGTCTGGGACCGGGCCCTGACCGACGAGGAGATCACCGGCTCGGACGCCGTCGCGGGGGACACCGTCCTGTGGCTGCCCATGGACCAGGTGAGCGACAGCCGCTAA
- a CDS encoding OFA family MFS transporter has translation MSPPVAPPGWSRWLVPPAALSVHLSIGQAYAWSVFKPPLESALGLSGTQSALPFQLGIVMLGLSAAFGGTLVERNGPRWAMTVALICFSSGFLLSALGAATEQYWLIVLGYGFVGGIGLGIGYISPVSTLIKWFPDRPGMATGIAIMGFGGGALIASPWSAQMLDSFGSDSSGIALAFLVHGLSYAVFMLLGVLLVRVPRSEKPVESAPSAFEGPQVSARNAVRTPQFWCLWVVLCMNVTAGIGILEKAAPMITDFFKETSTPVSVSAAAGFVALLSAANMAGRIGWSSTSDLIGRKNIYRVYLGVGAVMYGLIALFGDSSKPLFILCALVILSFYGGGFATIPAYLKDLFGAYQVGAIHGRLLTAWSTAGVLGPLIVNWIADRQEDAGKSGAALYGLSFVIMIGLLVVGFVANELVRPVSARHHIPAPREAADVAVRQQPESA, from the coding sequence ATGAGTCCCCCTGTCGCGCCCCCGGGTTGGAGCCGCTGGCTCGTCCCCCCGGCCGCTCTCTCGGTCCATCTCTCCATCGGCCAGGCGTACGCCTGGTCCGTGTTCAAGCCACCGCTCGAGTCCGCGCTCGGTCTCAGCGGCACGCAGAGCGCACTGCCCTTCCAGCTCGGCATCGTGATGCTCGGTCTGTCCGCCGCGTTCGGCGGCACGCTCGTGGAGCGCAACGGGCCGCGCTGGGCGATGACCGTGGCGCTGATCTGCTTCTCCTCCGGCTTCCTGCTCTCCGCGCTGGGCGCGGCCACCGAGCAGTACTGGCTGATCGTCCTCGGCTACGGCTTCGTCGGCGGCATAGGCCTCGGCATCGGCTACATCTCGCCGGTCTCCACCCTGATCAAGTGGTTCCCGGACCGGCCCGGCATGGCCACCGGCATCGCCATCATGGGCTTCGGCGGCGGCGCGCTCATCGCCTCGCCCTGGTCGGCGCAGATGCTGGACTCCTTCGGCTCCGACAGCTCCGGGATCGCCCTGGCGTTCCTCGTGCACGGGCTGTCGTACGCCGTCTTCATGCTCCTCGGAGTCCTGCTTGTGCGCGTGCCGCGCAGCGAGAAGCCGGTCGAGAGCGCGCCCAGTGCTTTCGAAGGGCCGCAGGTCTCGGCGCGCAACGCCGTGCGCACGCCCCAATTCTGGTGCCTGTGGGTCGTGCTCTGCATGAACGTGACCGCGGGCATCGGCATCCTGGAGAAGGCCGCGCCGATGATCACGGACTTCTTCAAGGAGACGTCGACCCCGGTCTCGGTGTCGGCGGCGGCCGGCTTCGTCGCGCTGCTGTCGGCGGCCAACATGGCCGGCCGGATCGGCTGGTCGTCGACGTCCGACCTGATCGGACGGAAGAACATCTACCGCGTCTACCTGGGCGTGGGCGCCGTGATGTACGGGCTCATCGCCCTGTTCGGTGACTCCTCCAAGCCGCTGTTCATCCTGTGCGCGCTGGTGATCCTGTCCTTCTACGGCGGCGGCTTCGCGACGATCCCCGCCTACCTGAAGGACCTTTTCGGCGCCTACCAGGTCGGCGCCATCCATGGCCGGCTGCTCACCGCGTGGTCCACGGCCGGCGTCCTCGGACCGCTGATCGTGAACTGGATCGCCGACCGGCAGGAGGACGCGGGCAAGAGCGGGGCCGCCCTCTACGGCCTGTCGTTCGTGATCATGATCGGGCTGCTGGTCGTCGGCTTCGTCGCCAACGAGCTGGTCCGCCCCGTCAGTGCCCGCCATCACATCCCCGCACCGAGGGAGGCCGCCGATGTCGCAGTCCGACAGCAGCCAGAGTCCGCCTGA
- a CDS encoding AMP-dependent synthetase/ligase encodes MREFTNPPLALAPPVGGLADVVFEHAQNDPLRIALGRKDENGQWRDVTSAEFRDEVMALAKGLLAQGIRFGDRVAIMSRTRYEWTLFDFALWTIGAQVVPVYPTSSAEQCFWALYDAECTAAIVEHEDHAMTIATVIDRLPRLHRLWQLDSGAVRELYDAGAAIEDDVVHRHRQAVTPDSVATIIYTSGTTGRPKGCVITHGNFMYEADTVIERWEPVFHSKKGDEAATLLFLPLAHVFGRMVQVAAIRGRVRFGHQPQMNAAALLPDLAAFKPTFFLGVPYIFEKVFNASRRKAEKEGKAGPFEKAVEVAVKYADAMEAKAWGIGPGPSAGLRMQHQLFDKLVYSKMRAAMGGRIKQAMTGGSAMDRKLGLFFAGAGVHIYEGYGLTETTAAATANPPERTRYGTVGQPIPGMTVHIADDGEIWLYGANVFQGYLNNEKATDETLHDGWLATGDLGSLDEDGYLTITGRKKEILVTSGGKSVSPGVLEERVRDHPLVSQCIVVGNDRPYIAALVTLDQEAVEHWLGMRDKPRMSPAQLVRDADLETEVRRAVVAANTLVSQAESIRTFRILAQPFTEEHGLLTPSLKLKRKAIETAYADEVEALYRA; translated from the coding sequence TTGCGCGAGTTCACCAACCCTCCGTTGGCGTTGGCACCCCCGGTGGGCGGACTGGCCGACGTCGTCTTCGAGCATGCCCAGAACGACCCGCTCCGCATCGCCCTCGGCCGCAAGGACGAGAACGGACAGTGGCGGGACGTGACGTCCGCGGAGTTCCGCGACGAGGTCATGGCCCTCGCCAAGGGATTGCTTGCCCAGGGCATCCGTTTCGGTGACCGGGTCGCGATCATGTCCCGCACCCGCTACGAGTGGACCCTGTTCGACTTCGCGCTGTGGACGATCGGCGCGCAGGTGGTGCCGGTCTACCCGACCTCCTCCGCCGAGCAGTGCTTCTGGGCGCTGTACGACGCCGAGTGCACGGCCGCGATCGTGGAGCACGAGGACCACGCGATGACGATCGCCACCGTCATCGACCGGCTGCCGCGGCTGCACCGGCTGTGGCAGCTGGACTCCGGCGCGGTGCGGGAGCTGTACGACGCGGGCGCGGCCATCGAGGACGACGTGGTGCACCGCCACCGGCAGGCCGTGACCCCCGACTCGGTCGCGACGATCATCTACACCTCGGGCACCACCGGCCGGCCCAAGGGCTGCGTGATCACCCACGGCAACTTCATGTACGAGGCGGACACGGTCATCGAGCGCTGGGAGCCGGTGTTCCACTCCAAGAAGGGCGACGAGGCGGCGACCCTGCTGTTCCTGCCGCTCGCGCACGTCTTCGGGCGGATGGTGCAGGTGGCCGCGATCCGTGGCCGGGTCCGCTTCGGCCACCAGCCGCAGATGAACGCGGCCGCTCTGCTGCCCGACCTCGCCGCGTTCAAGCCGACGTTCTTCCTCGGAGTGCCGTACATCTTCGAGAAGGTCTTCAACGCCTCCCGCCGCAAGGCCGAGAAGGAGGGCAAGGCCGGTCCGTTCGAGAAGGCCGTCGAGGTGGCGGTGAAGTACGCGGACGCCATGGAGGCCAAGGCCTGGGGGATCGGGCCCGGTCCGTCGGCGGGGCTGCGGATGCAGCACCAGCTCTTCGACAAGCTCGTCTACTCCAAGATGCGGGCGGCCATGGGCGGCCGCATCAAGCAGGCCATGACCGGCGGTTCGGCCATGGACCGCAAGCTGGGACTGTTCTTCGCCGGTGCCGGCGTGCACATCTACGAGGGGTACGGCCTCACCGAGACGACGGCGGCGGCGACCGCCAACCCGCCCGAGCGCACCCGCTACGGCACGGTCGGCCAACCCATTCCCGGCATGACCGTGCACATCGCGGACGACGGCGAGATCTGGCTGTACGGCGCCAACGTCTTCCAGGGCTATCTCAACAACGAGAAGGCCACCGACGAGACCCTGCACGACGGCTGGCTCGCCACCGGGGACCTCGGCTCCCTCGACGAGGACGGCTATCTCACCATCACCGGCCGCAAGAAGGAGATCCTCGTCACCTCCGGCGGCAAGAGCGTCTCCCCCGGGGTGCTGGAGGAGCGGGTGCGCGACCATCCGCTGGTCTCCCAGTGCATCGTCGTGGGCAACGACCGCCCCTACATCGCCGCCCTGGTCACGCTCGACCAGGAGGCCGTCGAACACTGGCTGGGGATGCGCGACAAGCCGCGGATGTCCCCGGCCCAGCTGGTGCGGGACGCCGACCTGGAGACCGAGGTGCGGCGGGCCGTGGTCGCCGCCAACACCCTGGTCTCCCAGGCCGAGTCGATCCGCACCTTCCGTATCCTCGCCCAGCCCTTCACCGAGGAGCACGGGCTGCTGACCCCGTCCCTGAAGCTCAAGCGCAAGGCGATCGAGACGGCGTACGCGGACGAGGTCGAGGCGCTGTACCGGGCCTGA
- a CDS encoding isochorismatase family protein has translation MTGPLALDATRSALVLVDLMDRIVALPLEPRKGTEVLAAAEKLAAAFRTVGAPVVLVRVERPGVADQPPGSGLVPGLSRPGDIEIVKRTIGAFQGTGLDARLRELGVTTLVFGGIATNLGVESTARAALDLGYDLVFVEDAMAAFTAAEHDASARLDFPRLGTVATVEQVRFVAA, from the coding sequence ATGACCGGACCCCTCGCGCTCGATGCCACGCGCAGCGCCCTCGTACTCGTCGATCTGATGGACCGGATCGTCGCGCTGCCCCTGGAACCCCGCAAAGGCACCGAAGTCCTCGCCGCCGCCGAGAAGTTGGCGGCCGCCTTCCGCACCGTCGGCGCACCCGTCGTGCTCGTGCGCGTCGAGCGGCCCGGAGTCGCCGACCAGCCACCCGGCAGCGGGCTGGTGCCCGGCCTCTCCCGGCCCGGTGACATCGAGATCGTGAAGCGGACCATCGGCGCCTTCCAGGGCACGGGCCTGGACGCGCGCCTTCGTGAACTCGGCGTCACCACGCTGGTGTTCGGCGGGATCGCCACCAACCTCGGCGTCGAGTCCACCGCCCGCGCCGCCCTCGACCTCGGCTACGACCTCGTCTTCGTGGAGGACGCCATGGCGGCCTTCACCGCCGCCGAGCACGACGCCTCGGCACGGCTCGACTTCCCGCGACTGGGCACGGTGGCGACGGTGGAGCAGGTGCGCTTCGTGGCGGCCTGA
- the fdhD gene encoding formate dehydrogenase accessory sulfurtransferase FdhD, translating to MGRVTERRKVIRIRDGAISSRPDTLVAEEPLEIRLNGKPLAITMRTPGDDFALAAGFLVSEGVLAHHSDLRNIVYCAGATTDGSNTYNVVDVTTAPDTPIPDITLERNVYTTSSCGLCGKASLDAVRTTTRWPLSDTPPVRIEPDLLASLPDRLRAAQRVFDRTGGLHAAALFTEHGELIDIREDVGRHNAVDKLIGRALQHNNLPLTRVILLVSGRASFELAQKAVMAGIPILAAVSAPSSLAVDLATETGLTLVGFLRGHSMNVYAGEHRLALEATTATQS from the coding sequence ATGGGACGAGTCACGGAACGACGCAAGGTGATCCGCATCCGCGACGGGGCGATCTCCTCCCGCCCCGACACCCTGGTCGCCGAGGAACCGCTGGAGATCCGCCTCAACGGCAAACCCCTCGCCATCACCATGCGCACCCCCGGCGACGACTTCGCACTCGCCGCCGGCTTCCTCGTCAGCGAAGGCGTCCTCGCCCACCACAGCGACCTGCGCAACATCGTCTACTGCGCCGGAGCCACCACCGACGGCTCCAACACCTACAACGTCGTCGACGTCACCACCGCCCCCGACACCCCCATCCCCGACATCACCCTCGAACGCAACGTCTACACCACCTCCTCCTGCGGCCTGTGCGGCAAAGCCAGCCTCGACGCCGTCCGTACGACGACCCGCTGGCCCCTCTCCGACACACCCCCGGTCCGTATCGAACCCGACCTCCTCGCCAGCCTCCCCGACCGGCTCCGCGCCGCCCAACGCGTCTTCGACCGCACCGGCGGCCTGCACGCCGCCGCCCTGTTCACCGAACACGGCGAACTGATCGACATACGCGAAGACGTCGGCCGCCACAACGCCGTCGACAAACTCATCGGCCGCGCCCTGCAACACAACAACCTCCCCCTCACCCGCGTCATCCTCCTCGTCTCCGGCCGCGCCTCCTTCGAACTGGCACAAAAAGCCGTCATGGCCGGCATCCCGATCCTCGCCGCCGTCTCCGCACCCTCCTCCCTGGCCGTCGACCTCGCCACCGAAACCGGCCTCACCCTCGTCGGCTTCCTCCGCGGCCACTCCATGAACGTGTACGCGGGAGAACACCGGCTCGCCCTGGAAGCCACAACGGCCACCCAGAGCTGA
- a CDS encoding beta-ketoacyl-ACP synthase III has protein sequence MNGSRIAAVGHYQPAKVLTNEELAGLVDTSDEWIRSRVGIKTRHIAGPDEPVDELASHAAAKALASAGLTPADIDLVLVATSTAVDRSPNMAARVAARLGIPSPAAMDVNVVCAGFTHALATADHTVRAGAATRALVIGADKMSAVTDWSDRTTCVLVGDGAGAAVVEGADVPGISPVLWGSVPEMGHAVRIEGEPARFAQEGQSVYRWATTKLPALARQACERAGLTPEDLAAVVLHQANLRIIEPLAEKIGAVNAVVARDVTESGNTSAASIPLAFSKLVEQGEISTGDPVLLFGFGGNLSYAGQVVRCP, from the coding sequence ATGAACGGCTCGCGGATCGCCGCAGTCGGCCACTACCAGCCCGCCAAGGTACTCACCAACGAGGAACTGGCGGGCCTGGTCGACACCAGCGACGAGTGGATCAGGTCCCGGGTGGGGATCAAGACCCGCCACATCGCCGGTCCCGACGAGCCGGTCGACGAGCTCGCCTCGCACGCCGCCGCCAAGGCGCTGGCCTCCGCCGGGCTCACCCCCGCCGACATCGACCTGGTCCTGGTCGCCACCTCGACCGCCGTCGACCGGTCTCCCAACATGGCCGCCCGGGTCGCGGCCCGGCTCGGCATCCCCTCTCCGGCCGCGATGGACGTCAACGTGGTGTGCGCCGGCTTCACCCACGCCCTGGCCACGGCGGACCACACCGTCCGGGCCGGTGCGGCGACCCGGGCGCTGGTGATCGGCGCCGACAAGATGTCGGCGGTGACCGACTGGAGCGACCGCACCACCTGTGTGCTCGTCGGCGACGGGGCGGGGGCGGCGGTCGTCGAGGGGGCCGACGTGCCCGGCATCTCTCCCGTGCTGTGGGGATCGGTGCCCGAGATGGGGCACGCCGTGCGGATCGAGGGCGAACCGGCGCGGTTCGCGCAGGAAGGGCAGAGCGTCTACCGCTGGGCGACCACCAAACTTCCGGCGCTGGCCCGGCAGGCCTGCGAGCGCGCGGGGCTCACCCCCGAGGACCTCGCCGCGGTCGTGCTGCACCAGGCGAACCTGCGGATCATCGAGCCGCTCGCGGAGAAGATCGGCGCGGTCAACGCCGTGGTGGCCCGTGATGTCACGGAGTCCGGGAACACCTCGGCGGCCAGCATTCCGCTCGCGTTCTCCAAACTCGTCGAGCAGGGCGAGATCTCGACCGGGGACCCGGTGCTGCTCTTCGGGTTCGGCGGCAACCTGTCGTACGCCGGGCAGGTCGTCCGCTGCCCGTGA
- a CDS encoding bile acid:sodium symporter family protein has product MPVDPYILLLLGTVGLAALVPARGTSADVASGASTAAIAFLFFLYGARLSTREALDGLKHWRLHVTVLACTFVIFPLLGLAARGLVPVFLTDPLYQGLLFLTLVPSTIQSSIAFTSMARGNVPAAICAGSFSSLVGIVITPLLAAALLGSSGGGFSADSLLEIVLQLLVPFVAGQLTRRWIGGFITRHKKVLGLVDRGSILLVVYTAFSEGMVQGIWHQVSPLRLGGLLIVEGVLLALMLALTWYGAKALRFGREDRIAIQFAGSKKSLASGLPMASVLFGAHASLAVLPLMLFHQMQLMVCAVIAKRRSHDPVPEGTAAVSASESAAASRTSVGTATRSG; this is encoded by the coding sequence ATGCCGGTCGACCCGTACATCCTGCTGTTGCTCGGCACGGTGGGCCTCGCGGCCCTCGTACCGGCACGCGGGACCTCCGCGGACGTGGCCTCCGGAGCCTCCACGGCGGCGATCGCCTTCCTCTTCTTCCTCTACGGCGCCCGCCTCTCCACCCGTGAGGCCCTGGACGGGCTCAAGCACTGGCGGCTGCACGTCACGGTCCTCGCCTGTACGTTCGTGATCTTCCCGCTGCTGGGCCTGGCCGCCCGCGGACTCGTCCCGGTCTTCCTGACGGACCCGCTCTACCAGGGCCTGCTCTTCCTCACCCTGGTCCCGTCCACCATCCAGTCCTCGATCGCCTTCACCTCCATGGCCCGCGGAAACGTGCCCGCCGCGATCTGCGCCGGCTCCTTCTCCTCGCTGGTGGGCATCGTCATCACGCCGCTCCTCGCAGCCGCCCTGCTCGGCAGCAGCGGCGGGGGGTTCTCGGCCGACTCGCTCCTGGAGATCGTGCTCCAGCTGCTCGTGCCGTTCGTGGCGGGGCAGTTGACGCGCCGCTGGATCGGCGGGTTCATCACCCGGCACAAGAAGGTCCTCGGCCTCGTCGACCGCGGGTCGATCCTGCTGGTCGTCTACACCGCGTTCAGCGAGGGCATGGTCCAGGGCATCTGGCACCAGGTGAGCCCGCTCAGGCTCGGCGGACTGCTGATCGTCGAAGGTGTGCTGCTCGCCCTGATGCTCGCGCTGACCTGGTACGGCGCCAAGGCGCTCCGCTTCGGCCGCGAGGACCGCATCGCCATCCAGTTCGCGGGCTCCAAGAAGTCCCTCGCCTCCGGACTCCCCATGGCCAGCGTGCTGTTCGGCGCGCACGCCTCCCTCGCCGTGCTGCCGCTGATGCTCTTCCACCAGATGCAGCTGATGGTCTGCGCGGTGATCGCCAAGCGCCGCTCGCACGACCCCGTCCCGGAGGGGACCGCGGCGGTCAGCGCGTCGGAGTCAGCCGCAGCGTCACGAACCTCGGTCGGTACAGCGACACGTTCCGGTTGA